One Vallitalea pronyensis genomic region harbors:
- a CDS encoding ABC transporter permease produces MMTLYFKHIKMLWKSQLQYRGSFLLLCVGQFFVPFVVFAGMYFLFQRFQHINGWQFSEVLLCFGMIHMAFALSECFVRGFDAFSGLIVRGEFDRILTRPRGIVLQVLGSKFEFTRIGRLAQSIAVLIYGLSIATIQWTFLKILLFILMLISGIFVFSGVFILGATLSFWTIQGLEITNMFTDGGRELNQYPLGIYKKWVKTFFTFVIPFGCVNYYPMLYILDRTSGHDGLYILAPLLGILFIIPALMAFGFGVKHYKSTGS; encoded by the coding sequence ATGATGACACTTTATTTTAAACACATAAAAATGCTATGGAAATCCCAGTTACAATATCGTGGATCATTTTTACTGTTATGCGTTGGGCAATTTTTTGTACCTTTTGTGGTTTTTGCTGGTATGTATTTTCTCTTTCAACGCTTTCAGCATATCAATGGTTGGCAATTCTCTGAGGTGCTGTTATGTTTTGGTATGATTCATATGGCTTTTGCACTCAGTGAATGTTTTGTGCGAGGATTTGATGCATTTTCCGGGCTTATTGTCAGAGGTGAATTTGACCGTATACTGACACGACCAAGGGGTATTGTCCTTCAAGTGTTAGGTTCCAAGTTTGAATTTACACGCATAGGTCGACTTGCTCAAAGTATTGCTGTTCTTATATATGGTCTTAGTATCGCAACCATTCAATGGACCTTTTTAAAAATACTCCTATTCATCCTTATGCTCATTAGTGGAATTTTCGTATTCTCAGGTGTTTTTATCCTTGGAGCAACCCTGTCTTTCTGGACCATTCAAGGCTTAGAGATCACGAACATGTTTACAGATGGTGGACGAGAATTAAATCAATACCCCCTAGGTATTTATAAAAAATGGGTTAAAACCTTTTTTACATTTGTTATACCCTTTGGTTGTGTTAATTACTATCCCATGCTCTACATATTGGATAGAACATCGGGTCATGATGGTTTGTATATATTGGCGCCATTGTTAGGCATTTTATTTATTATACCTGCACTCATGGCATTTGGTTTTGGTGTCAAGCATTATAAATCTACAGGTTCTTGA
- a CDS encoding ROK family protein: MQLKQINVDLVKSVLKKEKYHTKTTIASSTGLSVATCGNILKELVATGEVQEVDLCPSTGGRPARRFVYNKDFAYVAILYARREGFYHTITCVVSNLLGEEIYNNIMEHDDIGLHTFDQTIAMLLKLYPNIKVLGIGVPGVVHDGHVDMCDFKKLSHTPMADHLVNKFGLKVIIENDVNSTALGFYHKHHYAMDESIAYLYYPIDDNPGAGIMINGRILPGESHFAGEVSFLPLGLEVNYNKIQSDRELLSSTVAKTIQAINCVINPKSVILSGYCFLDDILESIQTQISQMSPSPHVPEIIHDLHMHESYVCGLTTMALEQLSCNIQVVEK, encoded by the coding sequence ATGCAATTAAAGCAAATCAATGTGGACCTGGTAAAGTCTGTTCTCAAAAAGGAAAAGTATCATACAAAAACCACGATTGCCTCATCAACTGGATTAAGCGTTGCTACCTGTGGCAATATTTTGAAGGAACTTGTGGCTACTGGTGAAGTTCAGGAGGTGGACTTATGCCCTTCTACTGGTGGTCGTCCTGCTCGTCGATTTGTGTATAACAAAGATTTTGCCTATGTTGCTATCTTATATGCTAGGCGAGAAGGCTTCTATCACACAATCACCTGCGTTGTATCCAACCTACTAGGTGAAGAAATCTATAATAACATCATGGAACACGATGATATCGGGCTTCATACCTTTGACCAAACCATTGCTATGCTGCTTAAGTTATATCCCAATATTAAAGTATTAGGTATTGGTGTTCCTGGCGTTGTCCATGATGGCCATGTTGATATGTGTGATTTTAAAAAGCTGAGTCATACCCCTATGGCCGATCACCTTGTTAACAAGTTTGGACTAAAAGTCATCATAGAAAATGATGTGAATAGTACTGCTTTAGGGTTTTATCATAAGCATCATTATGCCATGGATGAGAGTATTGCTTATCTTTATTATCCCATTGATGATAACCCTGGGGCAGGTATCATGATTAATGGCCGCATTCTTCCCGGTGAATCCCATTTTGCTGGTGAAGTATCTTTTTTACCACTTGGTTTAGAGGTGAATTACAACAAGATTCAAAGTGACCGTGAGCTTCTATCAAGTACAGTTGCAAAAACCATACAAGCCATTAACTGCGTCATTAATCCAAAAAGTGTCATATTATCTGGCTACTGTTTCCTAGATGATATTTTAGAATCCATCCAAACACAGATAAGCCAGATGTCACCTTCTCCACATGTGCCTGAGATTATTCATGATCTGCATATGCATGAGAGTTATGTCTGTGGCTTGACAACCATGGCTCTTGAACAATTATCTTGCAACATTCAAGTTGTAGAAAAATAA
- a CDS encoding carbohydrate ABC transporter permease produces MKKNNQQMLKSIIYHVSICVLAFFMFYPVLWLIASSFKDTKDLFQNAYQLIPQKVLLSNYVEGWNGFGGISFATFFKNSFFIVIISTVAQVFSSALIAYGFGRVTFIGRKFWFVCMITTLMLPHQVIIIPQYILFGKLDWLNTFLPLIVPSFFGLPFFIFLILQFIYGLPFELDESAKIDGCGKFGIFFRIILPLIKPALITSGIFSFYWKWQDFFGPLLYLQDTKKYTVSLALKMFSDPAAVTNWGAMFAMSVLSLMPAFLIFIIFQKYLVEGISTSGLKG; encoded by the coding sequence ATGAAAAAAAACAATCAGCAGATGCTAAAATCAATCATCTATCATGTTTCTATTTGTGTTCTAGCCTTTTTTATGTTTTATCCTGTTCTATGGCTCATTGCCAGTTCATTTAAAGATACCAAAGACCTATTTCAGAATGCATACCAGCTCATACCCCAAAAAGTACTGTTGAGTAACTATGTGGAGGGTTGGAATGGTTTTGGAGGTATCTCATTCGCTACATTTTTCAAGAACTCTTTTTTTATTGTGATTATATCAACCGTTGCACAGGTATTTTCTTCGGCGCTGATAGCTTATGGTTTTGGAAGAGTAACATTCATCGGCAGGAAATTCTGGTTTGTATGTATGATTACCACGTTGATGTTACCTCATCAAGTCATCATCATACCACAATACATACTATTTGGTAAATTAGATTGGCTGAACACATTTCTTCCATTAATTGTACCATCTTTTTTTGGGCTTCCTTTTTTTATTTTCTTAATCCTACAATTTATCTACGGGCTGCCCTTTGAGTTAGATGAATCGGCGAAGATTGATGGATGCGGTAAGTTTGGCATATTTTTTAGAATTATCTTACCACTCATAAAACCTGCCCTCATTACTTCAGGCATATTTTCTTTTTATTGGAAATGGCAAGATTTCTTTGGACCATTACTTTATTTACAAGATACTAAAAAATACACCGTCTCATTAGCTTTAAAAATGTTTTCAGACCCTGCTGCTGTAACGAACTGGGGAGCAATGTTTGCCATGTCTGTATTATCATTAATGCCAGCATTCCTTATATTTATTATCTTTCAAAAATATTTAGTTGAGGGCATCAGCACATCTGGATTAAAAGGGTAA
- a CDS encoding response regulator transcription factor, producing the protein MYKLLIVDDERIIRTGLANLVPWSQYNIEIIEAFNGLNGLDMIRQHHPEFVMTDLKMPGMGGLRLIEEAIKIDPSIIFVILSGYNEFEFAQKAMSYGVKHYLLKPADEIEVLDIIKKIMSEQKESMETRNILEKLKNEAPALFEQSHSSNQTVNLLVNIIKENLEQEYLSLNWIAEHVLFMNADYLGKLFKQQMQITFSQYCLQERMSRAKALLLTTHNLKISVIAKKVGYGNNPQYFSQVFKKYVGYTPNAYRKNKKSC; encoded by the coding sequence ATGTACAAATTATTAATCGTTGATGACGAACGCATTATTCGAACAGGATTGGCTAATCTTGTTCCATGGAGTCAATACAATATTGAGATTATTGAAGCATTCAATGGACTCAACGGCTTGGACATGATTCGACAGCATCATCCAGAATTTGTAATGACGGATCTTAAAATGCCTGGTATGGGTGGTCTTAGGTTAATTGAAGAAGCCATAAAAATAGACCCTTCCATTATTTTTGTTATTTTATCAGGGTATAATGAATTTGAATTTGCTCAAAAAGCCATGTCCTATGGTGTTAAGCATTATTTATTAAAACCAGCAGATGAAATAGAAGTTCTAGACATTATAAAAAAAATAATGAGTGAACAGAAGGAATCAATGGAAACAAGAAACATACTAGAAAAACTTAAAAACGAAGCACCAGCTCTTTTTGAGCAAAGTCATTCAAGTAATCAGACAGTTAATCTACTGGTAAATATCATTAAAGAAAATTTAGAACAGGAATACCTTTCATTAAATTGGATAGCGGAGCATGTGTTGTTTATGAATGCAGATTATTTAGGTAAATTATTTAAACAGCAGATGCAGATAACATTTTCACAATACTGTCTGCAAGAGAGAATGAGTAGGGCAAAAGCGTTATTACTGACTACACATAACTTAAAAATATCTGTTATCGCTAAAAAAGTAGGTTATGGAAACAATCCACAATATTTTAGCCAGGTATTTAAAAAGTATGTAGGATATACACCAAATGCATATAGAAAAAATAAAAAATCTTGTTAA
- a CDS encoding carbohydrate ABC transporter permease, giving the protein MTFKRKKVRDHENLVGYICIAPWLIGFFIFTLMPILTSFYFSFTKYDVISMPEWHGLANYKDIFLTDARFLKSLLVTFKYVFLSVPFRLAFALFVAVLFAQKRKMVGLYRTLFYIPSIIGGSVAVAVMWRQLFGVEGALNAILIKLGLLDNPSSWIGNPKTALWTLIILAAWQFGSPMLIFLAGLKQIPKSFYEAASIDGANRFQQFWRITIPSLTPVIFFNFIMQTISGFMTFTQSYIITEGGPFDSTLLYAQYLFEKAFRFYKMGYGSALAWILLLIIAVFTSLIFKSSSYWVFYESKEN; this is encoded by the coding sequence ATGACATTTAAAAGAAAAAAAGTACGGGATCATGAGAATCTCGTTGGTTATATATGTATTGCTCCTTGGCTTATAGGCTTTTTTATATTCACATTAATGCCTATATTAACATCGTTTTATTTTTCATTTACTAAGTATGACGTTATATCCATGCCAGAGTGGCATGGGCTTGCTAATTACAAAGATATTTTTCTAACGGATGCGAGGTTTTTAAAATCACTCCTTGTTACGTTTAAATATGTATTCCTATCCGTTCCATTTAGACTTGCATTCGCATTATTTGTTGCTGTTCTTTTTGCTCAAAAAAGAAAAATGGTAGGCTTATATCGCACATTATTTTATATACCCTCCATCATTGGGGGAAGTGTAGCCGTTGCAGTGATGTGGCGTCAATTATTTGGTGTTGAAGGTGCATTGAATGCTATTTTAATAAAGCTTGGTCTATTAGATAACCCAAGTAGTTGGATAGGAAATCCTAAAACAGCTTTATGGACATTAATTATCTTAGCTGCCTGGCAATTTGGGTCACCGATGCTCATCTTTTTAGCAGGTTTAAAACAAATTCCCAAAAGTTTCTATGAAGCGGCAAGCATTGATGGAGCAAACCGATTTCAGCAATTTTGGAGGATTACGATTCCTTCGTTGACACCTGTTATCTTCTTTAATTTTATCATGCAAACAATTAGCGGGTTCATGACATTTACACAAAGTTATATTATTACGGAAGGTGGGCCATTTGATAGTACGTTATTATATGCCCAATATTTATTTGAAAAAGCCTTTCGTTTCTATAAGATGGGCTACGGTTCGGCTTTAGCTTGGATCTTATTGCTTATTATTGCCGTGTTTACTTCACTTATATTTAAATCATCGTCTTACTGGGTATTCTATGAGTCAAAGGAGAATTAA
- a CDS encoding GAF domain-containing protein, which yields MFELNNVEYESKEAFYDNILLFAKGLMHEERDIIANLANISALLYHTMEEINWVGFYRYNNKELVLGPFQGKPACIRIQVGKGVCGTAAYTGETQVVPNVHEFSGHIPCDGDTNSEIVVPMVHQGQLMGVLDIDSPVLARFDEVDRMYLNELVALIMDQCAWEDM from the coding sequence ATGTTTGAACTCAATAACGTTGAATATGAATCAAAAGAAGCATTTTATGATAATATTTTGCTCTTTGCAAAAGGGCTTATGCATGAAGAACGTGATATCATTGCTAATTTAGCCAATATATCTGCATTATTATATCATACAATGGAGGAAATAAACTGGGTAGGGTTTTATCGGTATAACAATAAGGAACTTGTACTTGGACCGTTCCAAGGAAAACCAGCGTGTATTCGTATACAGGTAGGTAAAGGTGTATGTGGAACAGCTGCTTATACTGGAGAAACACAAGTTGTACCCAATGTACATGAATTTTCAGGACACATACCATGTGATGGGGATACCAATTCTGAGATTGTTGTACCAATGGTACATCAAGGACAATTAATGGGTGTATTGGATATTGATAGCCCTGTATTGGCACGTTTTGATGAAGTGGATAGGATGTATCTTAATGAATTGGTAGCACTTATCATGGATCAATGCGCATGGGAAGACATGTAG
- a CDS encoding MFS transporter, with translation MITTVLLIIIYLAFISLGLPDSLLGVAWPVMQQEWQAPLDAAGLVAIFITGTTIISSFLSGHIIRRFGTGKVTLISCIMTGSALLGISYAPSYIWLLLFAIPLGFGAGSVDTALNNYVALHFKAHHMNWLHSFWGVGATMGPYIMGKILLHTSSWRLGYRTIASIQLVLASILLISLPLWFKHAALTKDAAVDHHDPHTSSNRKGVMKIPGVIYALLTFAFYCAAELSVGLWGSSYLVQVKSLTVDTAATWVALYYGGITIGRIICGFISFRLTNTQMIRSGIYITFFGTLLLLLPLPNVVLMGAFILIGLGLSPIFPAMIHATPTRFGKTQSQTVIGYQMAFGYMGSAFLPPLLGFVIKHTSMFVFPVFLVMCSVIMLVSSEKTNVLTHRKAASDE, from the coding sequence ATGATTACAACCGTCTTACTGATTATCATTTATTTAGCTTTTATTAGTCTAGGGTTACCTGACTCCTTACTAGGCGTAGCTTGGCCAGTGATGCAGCAAGAATGGCAAGCTCCCCTGGATGCAGCAGGTTTAGTGGCTATCTTCATTACAGGCACCACCATTATTTCTAGTTTTCTCAGTGGTCATATTATACGTCGATTTGGTACGGGTAAAGTAACCCTTATCAGTTGTATCATGACAGGTAGTGCATTATTAGGTATTTCTTATGCACCCTCTTACATCTGGTTACTTTTATTCGCTATACCTCTGGGGTTTGGTGCTGGGTCTGTTGACACGGCACTCAATAATTATGTAGCCTTACATTTTAAGGCCCATCACATGAACTGGCTTCACTCTTTCTGGGGTGTTGGTGCTACCATGGGTCCTTATATAATGGGAAAGATTCTGTTACATACATCTTCATGGCGACTAGGGTATCGAACCATTGCCAGTATCCAGCTCGTCCTAGCAAGTATACTCCTAATTAGTCTACCTCTGTGGTTCAAGCATGCTGCTCTTACAAAAGATGCCGCTGTGGACCATCATGACCCACATACTTCTTCAAACCGTAAAGGCGTTATGAAAATCCCTGGTGTTATCTATGCACTCTTAACCTTTGCTTTCTATTGTGCTGCAGAGCTATCTGTTGGTTTATGGGGTAGTAGTTACCTTGTTCAAGTTAAGTCATTAACGGTTGACACAGCTGCAACATGGGTAGCTTTGTATTATGGAGGTATCACCATTGGACGCATTATATGCGGCTTTATATCATTCCGTTTAACCAATACCCAGATGATTCGCTCAGGTATCTACATCACATTTTTTGGAACATTACTCCTTTTATTACCTTTACCTAATGTGGTACTCATGGGTGCCTTTATCTTAATTGGCCTTGGTCTATCCCCTATTTTCCCGGCCATGATTCATGCTACACCCACTCGATTTGGTAAGACACAGTCTCAAACAGTTATTGGGTATCAGATGGCATTCGGCTATATGGGCAGTGCCTTTTTACCTCCCTTATTGGGTTTTGTCATCAAACATACAAGTATGTTCGTCTTCCCTGTCTTTCTTGTGATGTGTAGCGTTATCATGCTTGTAAGTTCAGAAAAAACCAATGTACTAACCCATAGAAAGGCGGCTTCAGATGAATGA
- a CDS encoding PHP domain-containing protein, producing the protein MNDIDLHIHSIHSLDGQYTSQELIDLSHAAGLKTIAIHMMLYS; encoded by the coding sequence ATGAATGATATTGATCTACATATACATAGTATTCACAGTCTGGATGGACAATACACGTCCCAAGAACTCATTGATCTCAGCCATGCAGCAGGTTTAAAAACCATAGCCATACATATGATGCTCTATTCATAG
- a CDS encoding cache domain-containing sensor histidine kinase → MTWKVLKHQFSNLKLKTKFLTLFVVSFTLLFIFSIFLFNNSLNNYNKNLYGVLKTTLDLSTNNIEENIEELVASSYDFITDSDIQSYLKTINEDTSYDGYSASIKLLDELSVMLFDTDWVMSIHMVYNNLEQLYMAKDTFKFHQPTIQLISKKCEELEGKILWMDPIIHDSSIILARQIRDIDNLSLHPLGTLMIRIDPEQLIQSMDNENINNHFMMMSDKKIIYNHNDELSYKDISRDMYDDSNYHIKKINNQKYFLALKQSKFSNWYFVNYMLYDEVVKDIILSKNIMFLLYILLIIIMLMLIRWIVLGMIKPIESLTKKMFIVEQGNFHIVPPDALNRLKSGDEIAHLEYDFYIMIDKINDLINENYKKQLDVKRFQFKALQAQINPHFLYNTLDSLFCLAKINQQDTIATMIKSLSNLLRKSISDTSTIVSIEEELTLLHDYINIQKFRYEERLRVDIDVHASIKQSKIPKLTLQPIIENAINYGLERKPIVCQIELYSELNKDSFNIYVKDNGCGMSEEFMEQLSKGTIKPKGSGIGIKNINARIHNLYGTNYGLFFKSVLNEGTTVKIKLPYTFDTESGVV, encoded by the coding sequence ATGACATGGAAAGTTCTTAAACATCAATTTTCCAATTTAAAGTTAAAAACGAAGTTTTTAACTTTATTTGTGGTTTCTTTTACGTTACTCTTTATATTCAGTATCTTTCTGTTCAATAACTCATTGAATAACTATAATAAAAACCTTTATGGTGTTTTAAAAACAACCCTGGATTTATCCACAAACAATATTGAAGAAAATATAGAGGAACTTGTAGCTTCATCTTATGATTTCATAACAGATTCAGATATACAAAGTTATCTAAAAACAATTAATGAAGATACAAGTTACGATGGGTATTCAGCATCTATAAAGCTCTTGGATGAACTAAGTGTGATGTTATTTGACACGGACTGGGTAATGTCTATTCATATGGTCTATAACAATTTAGAACAGCTTTACATGGCAAAAGATACATTTAAATTTCATCAACCTACCATTCAATTAATAAGTAAAAAATGTGAAGAACTGGAGGGGAAAATACTTTGGATGGATCCAATCATTCATGATTCGTCCATTATTCTTGCAAGACAAATTAGAGATATAGATAACTTATCCCTCCATCCATTAGGTACTTTAATGATACGTATTGATCCAGAGCAGTTAATCCAGAGCATGGATAATGAAAATATTAACAATCATTTCATGATGATGAGTGATAAAAAAATAATATACAATCACAATGATGAACTATCATATAAGGATATTTCAAGGGACATGTACGACGATTCCAACTATCATATTAAGAAGATAAACAATCAAAAGTATTTCTTAGCGTTAAAACAGTCAAAGTTTTCTAATTGGTATTTTGTCAATTATATGCTCTATGATGAAGTTGTTAAGGATATTATTCTCTCCAAAAATATTATGTTTTTGTTATATATTCTTCTTATCATTATTATGCTTATGCTTATTCGTTGGATCGTTTTAGGCATGATAAAACCCATTGAGTCCTTAACAAAGAAAATGTTCATCGTGGAACAAGGTAATTTTCATATCGTACCACCTGATGCCCTTAACAGGTTAAAAAGTGGTGATGAGATTGCTCATTTAGAATATGATTTTTATATCATGATTGATAAAATTAATGACTTAATCAACGAAAATTATAAAAAACAATTGGATGTTAAGCGTTTTCAATTTAAGGCTCTACAAGCTCAGATTAATCCCCATTTTCTTTATAACACATTGGATTCGTTATTTTGCTTAGCTAAAATCAATCAACAAGATACCATTGCTACCATGATTAAGTCCTTATCGAATTTATTACGTAAATCCATAAGTGATACATCAACCATTGTTTCCATAGAAGAGGAATTGACGTTACTACATGATTACATTAATATTCAAAAATTTCGATATGAAGAACGTCTGCGTGTGGATATTGATGTGCACGCGTCAATTAAACAAAGCAAAATACCTAAGTTAACCCTTCAGCCCATCATTGAAAATGCCATTAATTATGGTTTAGAAAGAAAACCAATCGTCTGCCAGATTGAACTATACTCAGAATTGAATAAGGATAGTTTTAATATCTATGTGAAAGATAATGGGTGTGGTATGTCCGAGGAATTTATGGAGCAATTGTCTAAAGGTACGATTAAACCCAAAGGTTCAGGTATTGGCATCAAGAATATTAATGCACGTATACATAACTTATATGGAACGAACTATGGTCTATTCTTCAAAAGTGTTTTGAATGAAGGTACAACGGTTAAGATTAAATTACCATACACATTTGATACAGAATCAGGCGTAGTATAG
- a CDS encoding ABC transporter substrate-binding protein, giving the protein MKRFYSLIVVAVLTLAVLVSGCSKNQKNVSDTGKDTPKGSEINQDETIELTMMWWGSQNRHDRTLKVIKLFEEQHPNIKIKPEFSGWSGYWEKIAAKAAANALPDIFQQDYGYLAQYANKDLLEDLYPYVKDNRLDLSDVDKNSYIGGDVNGALYGINLGTNAPTVMYNPAMFEEAGIAEPDASWTWEDYEQAGQVIQEKLNVYAMGDIVSELNLYIRQHGQSFYAVDGKSLGFDEKYAIEFFQKLLDLTKAGILAPPDVRMEAKTAEQRLTVTGKAAMDYIFSNQIVAAQSASENKIKLALIPKAVNQAKEGVFLKPSMFFSVPKSSDKKDAAVQFINFFTNNIQANDILFAERGVPISSKIREALMPQLEDSQKEMFQYIDLVIDNSSKIDPPSPSASSEIDKLRDNLKDQILFEQVSVEEGVRNFMKEANQLLSQ; this is encoded by the coding sequence ATGAAAAGGTTCTATTCGTTAATCGTTGTAGCAGTACTTACCTTGGCAGTTCTAGTTTCTGGTTGTAGCAAAAACCAGAAGAATGTGAGTGATACAGGTAAAGATACCCCTAAAGGATCAGAAATCAATCAAGATGAAACCATTGAATTGACCATGATGTGGTGGGGGTCTCAAAACCGACATGACCGTACATTGAAAGTTATAAAATTATTTGAAGAACAACATCCAAACATTAAGATAAAGCCAGAATTCTCAGGTTGGAGTGGTTATTGGGAGAAAATAGCTGCTAAGGCTGCAGCAAATGCATTACCGGATATTTTCCAGCAGGACTATGGTTACCTTGCGCAATATGCCAATAAAGATTTGTTAGAAGACTTATACCCCTATGTAAAAGACAATCGGTTAGATCTATCCGATGTTGATAAAAACAGTTATATAGGTGGGGATGTTAACGGGGCATTATACGGTATTAACTTAGGAACGAATGCGCCAACGGTTATGTATAATCCTGCAATGTTTGAAGAAGCAGGTATTGCTGAACCAGATGCTTCTTGGACTTGGGAAGATTATGAACAAGCTGGTCAAGTGATTCAAGAAAAACTAAATGTCTATGCAATGGGTGATATTGTCAGTGAACTGAACCTCTACATACGACAACATGGTCAAAGTTTTTATGCAGTTGATGGTAAATCGTTAGGCTTTGATGAAAAATACGCAATCGAATTCTTTCAAAAACTGCTAGATTTAACAAAGGCAGGCATTTTAGCCCCTCCTGATGTTAGAATGGAAGCGAAGACCGCAGAACAGCGGTTAACAGTTACTGGAAAAGCTGCTATGGATTATATATTTAGTAATCAGATTGTTGCAGCCCAATCAGCTAGTGAGAATAAAATTAAGCTAGCATTAATTCCCAAAGCAGTTAATCAAGCAAAAGAAGGTGTTTTCTTAAAACCATCCATGTTCTTTTCTGTTCCTAAGAGTTCGGATAAGAAGGATGCTGCTGTTCAATTTATCAATTTCTTTACAAACAATATACAAGCCAATGATATTTTATTTGCAGAACGTGGTGTCCCCATCTCATCGAAGATTCGTGAAGCTTTAATGCCTCAGTTGGAAGATTCACAAAAAGAAATGTTCCAATATATTGATTTAGTTATTGATAACAGCAGTAAGATTGATCCGCCAAGTCCTTCAGCAAGTTCAGAAATTGATAAATTACGTGATAATTTAAAAGACCAGATTCTTTTTGAACAAGTAAGTGTTGAGGAAGGTGTAAGGAACTTTATGAAAGAAGCAAACCAATTATTAAGCCAGTAG
- a CDS encoding ABC transporter permease, whose product MRTYISVFRIRLMLGMQYRVAAFAGVAVQFFWGFITIMVFEAFYASSGAIQPMTLSQLVTYVWLQQSFLYIIMMWYRDHSLFDLITQGNIAYELCRPLNLYFLWYAKLIAGRLSGVLLRCVPILVVSFFLPEPYRLMLPPDVPTLLLFILSLLLGLTVVVAISMLMYISVFVTLSPIGSSLIFSVVGEFLAGMIIPIPLMPIWAQKIAYLFPFHLTCDMPMRIYSGHIPFNEALTGIGIQIVWVLGLVICGSLLMKTVLKRVTVQGG is encoded by the coding sequence ATGAGAACTTATATATCGGTATTCAGAATACGGTTAATGCTTGGCATGCAGTATCGTGTAGCCGCTTTTGCTGGTGTGGCTGTACAGTTTTTCTGGGGTTTTATAACCATTATGGTGTTTGAAGCTTTTTACGCAAGCTCAGGCGCTATACAACCTATGACTTTAAGTCAGCTGGTGACCTATGTATGGCTTCAGCAATCCTTTTTGTACATCATCATGATGTGGTATCGGGACCATAGTCTTTTTGATTTAATCACGCAAGGCAACATTGCTTATGAATTATGCCGACCACTTAATCTTTATTTTTTATGGTACGCAAAGCTCATTGCTGGTCGTCTGTCTGGCGTCCTTCTAAGATGTGTGCCTATATTAGTTGTGTCCTTCTTTTTACCTGAACCTTATCGGTTGATGCTGCCGCCTGATGTACCCACATTATTGCTATTTATCCTCTCCTTATTATTAGGTTTAACCGTTGTAGTAGCCATATCCATGTTAATGTACATTTCAGTGTTTGTTACCCTATCACCCATAGGATCATCACTTATTTTTAGTGTTGTTGGAGAATTCTTGGCGGGTATGATTATTCCTATACCCCTTATGCCCATATGGGCACAAAAAATCGCTTATCTTTTTCCATTTCATTTGACATGTGATATGCCCATGCGGATTTATTCTGGACATATACCTTTCAATGAGGCACTGACTGGTATTGGTATACAAATTGTCTGGGTGTTAGGTCTTGTGATATGCGGCTCTTTGCTGATGAAAACTGTTCTTAAACGGGTTACCGTTCAAGGCGGTTAA